Proteins found in one Plasmodium gaboni strain SY75 chromosome 13, whole genome shotgun sequence genomic segment:
- a CDS encoding putative DNA helicase, with amino-acid sequence MEVFNFGKYNGKTFEEVFEKHKSYVTWVKSLESPSGSLLDFKNYVLEKEGKKNNNNMGNNNHYNNERNSNNNNMFQNNVRSPNIYNEQYANNNKMKENNYRNPNIYNNNEICTNNNRINENNVKSPHYYNNEKNINNYSHEYNTSKNAYKHNYSENGNSYNNFERKSVDNNYINEEKKKFHNMNSSEYRNYEEKVMNDINNAYNQQEEKKEFDIIVAFEIFSDDSFKIVQKDNNNKKYVNFRNFISKDLFKIISELNPTLKKINNYSCITFEAEKYEYVLNSLKEKCTILGGVHTIPNFLLKCFKNYTKFSEPQRISEITANILTNTMCSYTKQHYDKLDNLLGEKLSVELRNFQREGVFFGLKKNGRVLIGDEMGLGKTLQALALMAFYKDDWPFIVVCPSSIRFQWKDQALRWLSHLIREEHICVVKNGKTDIPSNTKMIIISYELITKNDKYQDKYKSIICDESHYLKNSLSKRTKVITPIIKNAKRCVLLSGTPALNKPSELYEQISSIMPNFFNYHDFCDRYCFKDKNLYTKKIEYVGCKHADELHLFLTNTIMIRRLKKDVLKELPDKLRSKIPVEIPQKELSEILNYYKKLESKKNINFHDIDNIHLSNWNNSKSEDGDDENLSISHLFKLTGYAKVKAIKEYISYLIDADIKFLLFCHHKLVMDEVEAFLKEQKCRYIRVDGLTAMEKREIYIKNFQNDDNVKIALLSITACGMGLNLTAANTVVFGELFWVPGQIIQAEDRAHRIGTAHDVVNIHYLIAQNTIDELVWKIINRKWNTLTTALNGIEDSLNVKEVNKFDKFMVDLTNDPNKSYPTSLVTTPKVRRKSSEHATFHNSSPKKKNRDIRDFFQSNKCNESVEKSWKNNINKRSYHESPTKDSPSSSINLSSKKYKTEIN; translated from the coding sequence ATGGAGGTATTTAATTTCGGTAAATATAATGGAAAGACATTCGAAGAAGTTTTTGAAAAACACAAATCCTATGTTACTTGGGTGAAAAGTTTGGAAAGTCCATCAGGGTCCTTATTGgattttaaaaattatgtttTAGAAAAGGAAGgcaaaaaaaataataataatatgggAAATAATAAccattataataatgaaaggaattcaaataataataatatgtttcAAAATAATGTTAGAAGTcctaatatatataacgAACAATATgcaaataataataaaatgaaagaaaataattataggaatcctaatatatataataataatgaaatatgtacaaataataatagaataaacgaaaataatgttaaaagcccacattattataataatgaaaaaaatattaataattattcacatgaatataatacaaGTAAAAATGcatataaacataattATTCTGAAAATGGAAATTCATACAACAATTTTGAAAGGAAAAGtgttgataataattatataaatgaagaaaaaaaaaagttccataatatgaatagtagtgaatatagaaattatgaagaaaaagttatgaatgatataaataatgcATATAACCAacaagaagaaaaaaaagaatttgatattattgttgcttttgaaatatttagTGATGATAGTTTTAAAATTGTTcaaaaagataataataataaaaaatatgtaaactttagaaattttatttcaaaagatctttttaaaataatatcagAATTAAATCctacattaaaaaaaattaataattatagtTGTATAACATTTGAAGcagaaaaatatgaatatgttttaaatagtttaaaagaaaaatgtaCTATTTTAGGTGGGGTGCATACCATAccaaattttttattaaaatgttttaaaaattatacaaaATTTTCAGAACCACAAAGAATATCAGAAATTACTGCAAATATTTTGACTAATACTATGTGTTCATATACCAAACAACATTATGATAAATTAGATAATCTGTTAGGAGAAAAATTAAGTGTTGAATTAAGAAATTTTCAAAGAGAAGGTGTATTTTTTGgcttaaaaaaaaatggaagAGTTTTAATAGGTGATGAAATGGGTCTAGGTAAAACATTACAAGCTTTAGCATTAATGGCTTTTTATAAAGATGATTGGCCATTTATTGTTGTTTGTCCATCTTCTATTAGATTTCAATGGAAAGATCAAGCCTTACGATGGTTATCACATTTAATACGAGAAGAACATATATGTGTCGTTAAGAATGGAAAAACCGATATTCCTTCTAATACcaaaatgattataatatcatatgaattaataactaaaaatgataaatatcaagataaatataaaagtattATTTGTGATGAATCACATTACTTAAAAAATTCTCTTTCCAAAAGAACAAAAGTTATAACTCcaattataaaaaatgcAAAAAGATGTGTTTTGCTATCTGGAACTCCTGCATTAAACAAACCTTCTGAATTATACGAACAAATATCAAGTATTATGCCCAATTTTTTTAACTATCATGATTTTTGTGATAGATATTGTtttaaagataaaaatttatatacCAAAAAAATTGAATATGTGGGATGTAAACATGCAGATGAATTACACTTATTCTTAACTAATACTATAATGATTAGaagattaaaaaaagatgtTTTAAAAGAACTTCCAGATAAATTAAGATCTAAAATACCTGTAGAAATACCACAAAAGGAGTTATcagaaatattaaattactataaaaaattagaaagtaaaaaaaatattaattttcatgatattgataatatacATCTATCCAATTGGAATAATTCCAAGTCAGAAGACGGAgatgatgaaaatttaTCCATTTCtcatttatttaaattaacAGGTTATGCCAAAGTCAAAGCtattaaagaatatatatcCTATTTAATTGATGCAGATATTAAATTCCTATTATTTTGTCATCATAAGTTAGTAATGGATGAAGTCGAAGCATTTTTGAAGGAACAAAAATGTAGGTATATACGTGTAGACGGTTTAACAGCTATGGAAAAAAGagaaatttatattaaaaatttcCAGAACGATGATAATGTTAAAATCGCTTTGTTATCTATAACTGCTTGTGGTATGGGTTTAAACTTAACTGCTGCAAATACAGTAGTATTTGGAGAACTTTTCTGGGTACCTGGTCAAATTATACAAGCAGAAGATCGTGCACACAGAATTGGAACAGCTCATGATGTAGTTAACATTCATTACTTGATTGCACAAAATACGATTGATGAACTAGTCTGGAAAATTATTAACAGAAAATGGAATACACTAACAACTGCACTAAATGGTATAGAAGATTCATTGAATGTTAAAGAAGTTAATAAATTCGATAAGTTCATGGTAGATTTAACTAATGACCCAAATAAATCATATCCCACTTCATTGGTTACTACACCAAAAGTTCGTAGAAAATCATCTGAACATGCTACTTTTCACAATAGCTctccaaaaaaaaaaaatagagATATAAGAGACTTTTTTCAATCTAATAAATGTAATGAATCTGTAGAAAAATCTTGGAAGAACAACATTAATAAGAGGTCATACCACGAGAGCCCAACAAAGGATTCTCCTAGTTCAAGTATAAATTTGTCAAGTAAAAAGTACAAAACAGAAATAAACTAG
- a CDS encoding hypothetical protein (conserved Plasmodium protein, unknown function~part of same gene as PGSY75_1357600B~gap found within coding sequence): MPKFNFFPHVNFLAYIKKISIRYNPCGTYNDNCRKLIHLIENKQKKDKFLNLDYKLELI, from the coding sequence ATGCCAAAATTTAACTTTTTTCCCCATGTCAATTTTCTGGcatacataaaaaaaataagtatAAGGTATAATCCTTGTGGAacatataatgataattgTAGAAAATTGATTCATCTTATTgaaaataaacaaaaaaaagacaaaTTCCTTAATCTGGATTACAAATTAGAGTTAATTGA
- a CDS encoding hypothetical protein (conserved Plasmodium protein, unknown function~part of same gene as PGSY75_1357600A~gap found within coding sequence), whose product FNPENYDLMEIQRVIDNEQQQLHHNFMKNNLLENNEDSFKL is encoded by the exons aTTTAATCCAGAAAATTATGATTTGATGGAAATACAACGAGTAATTGACAACGAGCAACAACAAT taCATCATAATTTCATGAAGAATAATTTATTAGAAAACAATGAAGACTCCTTTAAgctttaa
- a CDS encoding putative U3 snoRNA-associated small subunit rRNA processing protein translates to MGVEKNISMSLKLSEVFCSDENNVKGYNKGKNNSLDIIENVEDYKEKSKQILNKYKISEFNKKIKSDQNIYEKNNKSIDNEYINDNRPNRVNNINIKEEDQGENIYSEKNYKGIISCKESNLLIANGTTGIIVHNGIMCLSMKGIQPFIITSVKNSFCVYDPHKLRKAFISEYFLEDIKNLYSTNNFVYVIFKRQVYKINDNGNKKVFSDHHKYNIINILITSDYLLTYSAKELIIWNDNNDINDFNQSDTNSELSDNEENNHEKDDKRDNITKGNLNSINKINSINDNDRNGDNNKNDPSNNKDKIKNNHKKNNIQENMKETTDYFYKSINLFDHSSDVEIKSVIHPDGYINKVIITTNENKIYLYNINKEKIIHEYKALNVLCFNKEKYIKIISRTLKNEELCIITSSNELYILDIEKDQIVYTKNIHMNDDFASCINFYTYEFDDEMNNIVLIGTENGKLLMINLKNNQYFIRRDVHDYIKTILISGQGYIYTCGYDNKIHLLNINKNNFSLDIIKTRNSCIGIVNNIKYLDDENHKLIVSANMENTKEGNLFIISPHNPEQNKDFALNKKLNILNTTIVDFDININRHYDWNNILICFENSDRIYLASSYKKTISNEFLILPNSYSNKRQNKEKVNNDPFLKNEENIEEDNNAHLENEEYKIYNEYETYEMLHLKKQKYATSVLISSCGHIGIVGYNDGEIHSFNIQSTTYRNEYKLNKYSILSKAHIDGNILKLYLYGINYFVSASSSKDDTCLRVWDIYTSDLIYVYNIKNEYNNSVEDIHIVSFYHYNILTAVCLSNNHILILDIEQKCITRKFHFAFLVTNIIFSKDNRLIFFALQNNTLLIYDIISNTFVDYLLFKNSVTSMVYDDIYLYTAHKNCYNFVYSFTNKNLFNKYNYYVTDYNSFHAIPIEVFSDTDDQKSYNIMNIKDLINMNQQTEDNLNNHINENLPKHDEPINENEKNDYVNIMETYTSSERQINKNLITLSGFNISKIAYLIFLDKIKDKCKVEENVKRNEEIPFFLTTKLDKNIEYKDDEEQQFLQNITNNSENKTSQQEIQDKDEQEENQESNVETKEIVKSKHIGKNSKIQIPSSKLQELLSKNEESYIKVLKYFKSLSPSGIHYNILCLSTKEELENMMNFFIYHVKTNDNVDLIQAYLFIFLKAHGKKIMKSKEKKLKNTTKVLLQEIQGCWSNINFLFENIIFFIKFLTNIQLE, encoded by the exons aTGGGTGTagagaaaaatatttctatgTCACTAAAACTTAGTGAAGTATTTTGTTctgatgaaaataatgttAAAGGATATAATAAGGGAAAAAATAACAGTTTAGATATAATCGAAAATGTAGAAGACTATAAAGAAAAATCCAAACAGATattgaataaatataaaatttctgaatttaataaaaaaattaaaagtgatcaaaatatatacgaaaaaaacaataaaagTATAGACAATGAATACATTAATGATAATCGCCCCAATCGTgtaaacaatataaatataaaagaagaagatcaaggtgaaaatatatattccGAGAAAAACTATAAAGGAATTATTTCATGCAAAGAAAGTAATTTATTAATAGCTAACGGAACTACAGGTATAATTGTACACAATGGTATAATGTGTTTATCTATGAAAGGTATTCAAccatttattattactagtgtaaaaaattcattttGTGTATATGATCCTCATAAATTAAGAAAAGCATTTATTTcagaatattttttagaagatataaaaaatttatatagTACAAACAATTTCgtttatgtaatatttaaaagacaggtatataaaataaatgataatgGAAACAAGAAAGTTTTTTCTGACcatcataaatataatattattaatatattaattacATCGGATTATTTATTAACATACAGTGCAAAGGAATTAATTATATggaatgataataatgatataaatgatttTAATCAAAGTGATACGAACAGTGAATTATCCGATAATGAAGAGAATAACCATGAGAAAGATGATAAAAGGGATAATATTACTAAGGGGAATCTTAATTCTATAAATAAGATTAATTCtataaatgataatgatagaaatggtgataataataaaaatgatcctagtaataataaagataagattaaaaataaccataaaaaaaacaatattCAAGAAAATATGAAGGAAACAACtgattatttttataaatcaATCAATTTATTTGATCATTCATCTGATGTTGAAATTAAAAGTGTTATTCATCCAGATggttatataaataaagtTATTATAACTACGAAcgaaaataaaatatatttatataatattaataaagaaaaaataattcatgAATATAAAGCATTAAATGTTTTATGCtttaataaagaaaaatatattaaaataatatcaagaacattaaaaaatgaagaacTTTGTATTATTACATCATCGAAcgaattatatatactagatattgaaaaagatcaaattgtatataccaaaaatatacatatgaatGATGACTTTGCTAGTtgtattaatttttatacatatgaATTTGATGAtgaaatgaataatattgtaTTGATAGGAACTGAAAATGGAAAACTACTTATGATtaatttgaaaaataatcaatattttataaGGAGGGATGTAcatgattatataaaaactaTATTGATATCAGGTCaaggatatatatatacatgtggatatgataataaaattcatttattaaatataaataaaaataatttttcattagatattataaaaactAGAAATAGTTGTATTGGAATAgttaataatatcaaatATTTAGATGATGAAAATCATAAATTAATTGTCTCAGCAAATATGGAGAATACAAAAGAAGgaaatttatttattataagtCCTCATAATCCtgaacaaaataaagatttcgcattaaataaaaaacttAATATCTTAAATACAACCATTGTAGATTttgatattaatataaatagaCATTATGATTggaataatattttaatttgttttgAAAATTCAGATCGTATATATTTAGCATCatcttataaaaaaacaatatcTAATGAATTCTTAATATTACCTAATTCATATTCCAATAAAAGacaaaataaagaaaaggTAAATAATGATccatttttaaaaaatgaagaaaatatagaagaagataataatgctcatttagaaaatgaagaatacaaaatatataatgaatatgaaACGTATGAAATGcttcatttaaaaaaacaaaaatatgCAACATCTGtattaatatcatcatGTGGACATATAGGTATTGTTGGATATAATGATGGAGAAATTcattcttttaatatacaaTCTACAACATATAgaaatgaatataaattaaataaatattctaTTTTATCTAAAGCTCATATAGATggtaatatattaaaattatatttatatggaattaattattttgtatcTGCTTCCAGTTCTAAGGACGATACATGTTTAAGAGTATGGGATATATATACAAGtgatttaatatatgtttataatataaaaaatgaatataataattcagTAGAGGATATTCATATTGTCTcattttatcattataatatacttACTGCTGTTTGTCTTTcaaataatcatatattaattttagATATTGAACAAAAATGTATTACTAGAAAATTTCATTTTGCATTTCTTGTAActaatataatttttagTAAAGATAATAGATTAATTTTCTTTGcattacaaaataatacattattaatatatgatattatttcaAATACATTTGTagattatttattatttaaaaattcGGTTACTTCAATGGTATATGatgatatttatttatatacagCACACAAAAATtgttataattttgtatataGTTTTACTAacaaaaatttatttaataaatataattattatgtaactgattataattcttttcATGCTATACCAATAGAAGTATTCTCAGATACGGATGATCAAAAaagttataatataatgaatataaaagatttaataaatatgaatcAACAAACTGAAGATAACTTAAACAATCatattaatgaaaatttaCCAAAACATGATGAACcaataaatgaaaatgaaaaaaatgattatgtaaatataatggAAACATATACATCAAGTGAAAGacaaattaataaaaatttaataacCTTATCAGgttttaatatatcaaaaattGCATACCTTATTTTCCTAGACAAAATAAAGGATAAGTGTAAGGTAGAAGAAAATGTTAAAAGAAATGAAGAAATTCCTTTTTTCCTTACCACAAAATTggataaaaatattgaatatAAAGATGATGAAGAACAACAATTCTTGCAGAATATCACAAATAATTCCGAAAATAAAACAAGCCAACAAGAAATTCAAGACAAAGATGAACAAGAAGAAAATCAAGAAAGTAACGTTGAAACTAAAGAAATTGTAAAAAGTAAGCACATAGGAAAGAATAGCAAAATTCAAATACCATCATCAAAATTGCAAGAACTATTGtcaaaaaatgaagaatcttatataa AGGTTTTGAAATATTTCAAAAGCTTATCTCCTTCAGGGatacattataatatattgtgCCTAAGTACAAAAGAAGAG ttggaaaatatgatgaattttttcatttacCATGTTAAGACAAATGATAATGTTGATTTAATCCAGgcatatttatttatatttttaaag GCACATggtaaaaaaataatgaaatctaaagaaaagaaattaaaGAATACTACAAAGGTATTACTTCAAGAAATTCAAGGTTGTTGGTCTAACATCAATTTCttatttgaaaatataattttttttattaaatttttaacAAATATACAATTAGAATAA